The window gcctaccacaatatcaacttctcaactacacaaaaagtgtattattattttatgaattctcaattttgttttatgaaattcTTGTCTTTGCCAATAAAGAAATGAAGATTAATTCTCAACTCGCAGTTtgtaatatgaaaaatattgaactactATGACATTTTTCTAGCTAATTTCTATACCTTTTTACTAGCTCATTTGCTTTTTCAGACCAGCTTAGATCTAGTACTTTACTGAAGCTAGAGAGCCATGTTATGCAACAAGGagtgaaatgttcaaaaataaaGATTCCTTCGATATTTTTGTATTCAGAATAATTTTGTAGTGGCGCGCAGTCTTAGTTTTAGTTACCACCTACACTTTCAACATTTTGGCAAGAACTGGTTATTGGCATCTCAACATCCGGAAACTAATATTCGGTGAGTTGGATTTTAAATGCACTTTTAATTCTTATTTGGAAATAAATCTGCGTTATAAAAGTAGTTTTAGTATTTTATTGCAACGATTTCTTTGTCatagttcatttaataaacTACTCAAAGAATTCTCGATTATTCTCAAAACTACTTCCCAAACATTTAATCTACCAGTAAAGTTAGTCACTTTAAGCGTTAAGGCTGTGcgaaggctaaaaataaactttctactcgtgatattttcccaagtttttcgatttgtatatcatcaagctatcaaaataaaaaagttttctcaggaaaacatttttttccgatcattacgtactttttgagatatgagcgcctgaagtttgaatttttggtacagaacatttcaaattcggtaagatataaatccatgaaatttaaaggatggattcttcatggtattgttgatccagtaaaacaataattttcttaaaatatcaatttttgaaaaagttattcaatttaccaaaaataactcaactaaaagttatttttggttagtttcagtaaattgaataactatctcaaaaaattgagattttaattttttttttgttttaatagatcaacaataccatgaagaatctatcctataAATcgcatgaatttatctcttgaaatgttctgtcccaagaatttaaacttaaggcgctcatatctcgaaaagtagacctaatgatcagaaaaaatgttttcctgagaaaactttttcatttctatagcttgatgatatacaaatcgaaatactttgaaaaatatcacgagtagaaagatttttttagcctttgcacagccttaattatTTTATCGTGCTACTACATTCTTTTCATTCAGTTGGTAAAAAAGTGTTCAGAATACTGTTCTAGCCTTTTGCAAACTACATCCATGAAAACTTGAATTGAGATGTCGTGCGTTATTCGTGCTTGAAGGTCTATTTATGTGTTAATTTgtcaatttattaatgaataacCTACTAAAAAAAAGATAACTTACCTGTTCAGGTGGTCCAGGGGTTGACGTTCGACTCATTCTCTTATTTCGTCGTGGGGGAGGTACAGGGGCAGAAGAACTCTCTCCTTTTGGGGGTAGGGGGGGACGGAAATTTGCTTTCGACGGCTCCAACGGCTGAAAACAATTTGCAGTGTCGTTAACCTCAATTGAGGGAGATAAAATATACCGTATATATGTTTTCTGCCACTAAATATCGTACAATAATCTCTTCCAgtcattttcattcaacatataGATCTCTACCATAAATAGGCATATAATGTATGAATAAGGAATATTAATCTGGCAGTTGAAGATTTTCAGGTAGACTTCTATTagaattcaattaaataattcattactattgtatttttatatatttaaagtgaaaaaacacttacattctttggtgtggtgAAAACtgaggctaggcacacaccagttagtcaagacaagacaagacatgatcagacacaatacttcacttaGTTTCTTATgaagtcatgtctaattgcaatgactaatcagtgtgtgttgcgtcataagcaactatgtgaagtattgtgtctgatcatgtcttgtcttgtattGACTAACTGGTTGTGCCTATAGCCTAAGACAGAGttttggcttgagaatgtgcaacaccggcacgaaacggtcgtcgccacaggaatatgagtgttttttcactttaaagttataaaaatacaatagtaataatattagtgaaaacaagatggataacaaACAAcgtataaataattcatttgtgATCTGATTATTTAAACACATTGAATCTTCTTGAAATCTAATTAGATTTTAAGCGAGAGTATACGTAGGATGAATAATCATTGCACAGCATAAgtgtaatttattcaaaataaacttGATTGATGAGATTATAACATTTTGTATATACTTTGCTCTAGGTCATAAGTTACTGCTAATAAATCTGAACCTCACAAGCGCACTTATTTCATCTATGCCGCcgttctaataatatttttgtggtTTCAGTACaaatataaattctttagatcaAACTTACTGTTTGAAGAACATATTGCTGCTGCtgataaatttataattctaGAATTCAAAATGAGCTCAGATTTACATGAATTTTCAATCCACTGTAGTGAAAGTAGCATCTATCATTCCAATAATCATTAATcataatatttccaataaaaattaacGACTCACTATTATGTATTAATCAATACTCTACATGCTAAAGTTATTCTGTTATGAATTACTTTTAGGCTACAAATTTTATAACTTGATTGATCGAAACAAACTTTTTCTTTTTAACAACCTTACATTATGTATCAATCAATACCCTACATGCTAAAGTTATTCTAACAAGAATTGCTATTATGCTACTATAACTTAATTAATcgatttttttctttattgatCATTAAAGAAGTAggctattaaaatatttgaagtttttaatcCGATTCTCACCTTTCTTATGTGGCTTTGCCGCTTTGGATGTCGATGGTACATATCATCACAGGAATAGCAGAAGTTCTGCTGAGCACATTTATCACATCTCACACTGGGAGCCGAAGACCCGCACAGGTCACATCTCCTTCCTTCTTTTCCTTTACctaattttagaataaattacaaattgaatgagatcattcggaactctcgatctctaatgagtactgagttatgaattttcaaaaatgagtgaaatttgaagaaaaaatcaattttgatgaattttagattaTGATCAagaatatcttccgattgttaccatttgatgtataattcaaatctctctgggcgtatttttgtgctctacaatctgagatcaggtagagcgctcgatctcatatagatttccaggtacacctgacaacaatgctccttgtattgtgaaaaacgcctaattttcagcttcaaccatcatcaccaactacattgtcttcacattgatatttcgcacaatgacatgagttcatgagatcatattctatgagaatcacccgctagatgaacttcatttcagtatttcctagtggagaggcgcgcttaaggacacctcgaggatcaaaatttcaaacacataacttttgacacaatgctcggaTTTAATCATACtatacttcattcttctcggctcgtcaagtcGGTCCAgattcatgcatcataagtcaaattaggtcgaaacatgaaaaaattattgttgagtgtacttgagcccatattccaatacacaaaaaatggccgatttctatattcaaagctatgtatctctgtaaccccttattataaaaatcattacttgatcttgaaatgtgaAATAGCTCAATTTGGAATCAGtggtgagtttctatgatgtatcagactcgttttagaaactcttgatcaacagtaaaatcacgaaaaaatgtaaaaactgaaatcgccatttttaaaatcttctgtaactttcgaattgtattggaatcgaaggtattatttattggagtgagtagagggggacaattccAAGATCTTgacttgatttggaaattttatcaggaGTATTTCACAAGACTTGATGCATAGGTTCGGTTTTCTATCGTCTTATATTGCCTATTATTCAATTAGTTTTCCTACTAATGGGACGATAGGAGTAAAAATTTGtatattttgataattctttcgaaatgaaaatattataatagtagtGATGAAAACTCTTACCGTGATTCATTATTGTCGGTGCATTAATGTAAGCTTGATTGTTTGAAAACTCTATAACTTCATAATCAGGATCCACATGGTTTGTGAGGTCTGCTTGGGTTGGTGGGGGTGGTGGGGGAGGTAATACAGACCCCTAGCCTGCtgaaaaagaagagaatacATCGAATCTTACCTGATAAAAAACAGCTTGTTATAAATCAGtagttgaatttattgattataataataatgataataatactcaGTACCAATGATTATAAGAACCATCcacatattatataattttatctttaaacaaaattagtaaatttaaattcaataactcacacacacacaccacgaaacacacacacacacacacacacacacacacacacacacacacacacacacctacacacacatatacacacacgtACACACACGCGCGCGCGAGGATGAGGATaacagaagagaaggagaactACAGGAGTCACTACGATAGCTGCTAAAGGAGTCACTAAGGTttaagaaattttttttttaaggaaactataattataatctatGTGCAGGTCCAACTGGACAGCCTCATGCATAACGGAACCCAGCGACAGATGATGCAACTGAGAAAGTTTATGATTATGAActaagccttgatagaatgtgcgggtttttttttattttattttttttttttattatttttttatattttttttcttgttttttattaggctattatttttatttattatttttttttattttaattgaaatgcTCCCCCATGCATAAAGCCATCCAATTCACACAAGGATACGTCAAACATAAACAGATCGAAGCAGACGCCCGCAATCCCCCTGGCTTAGACCAGATAGCCAATCAGCCAGGGTTCTTTTATATTGTGATACAGAATAACCTAAAGGGTTATTTATTCCTGTAGGGCAATTCCTCAGAATGATATGTATTAGGTAGGAGACGTTCCTGTTACACACTGAGCGAAGGTTCCTGGGCAGTCCTGACTGTAGCCGTAGGGCACTTCTTGTAGCATATTCATGATTTATGATGTTGGTAGaagtaatattgtttttaaatgcGTACAAAAGAATAGACCTGATATGGAGCTTTCTAATATTAAATACTTTAAGAGAATCATAAACAAGATCAGATGGGTACCTCCTCTCCAGGCCC is drawn from Nilaparvata lugens isolate BPH unplaced genomic scaffold, ASM1435652v1 scaffold6844, whole genome shotgun sequence and contains these coding sequences:
- the LOC120356476 gene encoding E3 ubiquitin-protein ligase lubel-like; the protein is MNHGKGKEGRRCDLCGSSAPSVRCDKCAQQNFCYSCDDMYHRHPKRQSHIRKPLEPSKANFRPPLPPKGESSSAPVPPPRRNKRMSRTSTPGPPEQVSYLFFSRLFINKLTN